A window from Candidatus Margulisiibacteriota bacterium encodes these proteins:
- the prfB gene encoding peptide chain release factor 2 yields MLPEELKEKVGALKARGAEIEQILDLDKKRQRLEALDRQAADPNLWSDQGKAKSVLQEKKNLEKELLTWAALKSGVADLNELADMAGQEDVEQLAAELKELHKKADELEIATLMAGEYDANNCILAINAGAGGTDAQDWAQILLRMYSRWAESKGFSVEIPEMSYGEEAGLKSVTMIISGPYAYGYLKHESGIHRLVRISPFSSEGKRHTSFASVEVIPEITEDIKVEINPSDLRVDTYRASGPGGQNVNKVSSAIRITHLPTGIVTQSQSDRSQHVNRDIAMRLLKAKLYEMMLAQQKEKIEELRGEKKKIEWGSQIRSYVFQPYTMVKDHRTGVDVGDVQRVIDGDLDALIEASLRGVKRDDR; encoded by the coding sequence ATGCTGCCTGAAGAGCTAAAAGAGAAGGTCGGCGCCCTCAAAGCGCGCGGCGCGGAGATCGAACAGATCCTCGACCTGGACAAAAAGCGCCAGCGGCTGGAAGCGCTCGACCGCCAGGCCGCCGATCCCAACCTCTGGAGCGACCAGGGAAAAGCGAAGAGCGTGCTGCAGGAGAAAAAGAACCTGGAAAAAGAGCTTTTGACCTGGGCGGCGCTGAAGAGCGGGGTCGCCGACCTGAACGAGCTGGCCGACATGGCCGGCCAGGAAGACGTGGAGCAGCTGGCCGCGGAGCTTAAGGAATTGCACAAGAAGGCCGACGAGCTGGAGATCGCCACGCTGATGGCGGGCGAGTACGACGCCAATAACTGCATCCTGGCGATCAACGCCGGCGCGGGCGGGACCGACGCCCAGGATTGGGCGCAGATCCTGCTCCGGATGTACAGCCGGTGGGCAGAGAGTAAAGGCTTCAGCGTCGAGATCCCCGAAATGTCCTATGGCGAAGAAGCCGGCTTAAAAAGCGTTACCATGATCATCTCCGGCCCTTACGCTTACGGCTACCTGAAGCACGAGTCGGGGATCCACCGCCTGGTCCGCATCTCCCCGTTCTCGTCGGAAGGGAAGCGGCACACTTCCTTCGCTTCCGTCGAAGTCATCCCCGAGATCACCGAAGACATCAAGGTGGAGATCAACCCGAGCGACCTGCGGGTCGACACCTACCGCGCGTCCGGCCCCGGCGGCCAGAACGTCAACAAGGTCAGCTCGGCGATCAGGATCACCCACCTGCCGACCGGGATCGTTACCCAGAGCCAGAGCGACCGCTCCCAGCACGTTAACCGCGATATCGCCATGCGGCTGCTCAAGGCCAAGCTTTACGAGATGATGCTGGCCCAGCAGAAAGAGAAGATCGAGGAGCTGCGCGGCGAAAAGAAAAAGATCGAGTGGGGGAGCCAGATCCGTTCCTACGTTTTCCAGCCGTACACCATGGTCAAGGACCACCGGACCGGCGTCGACGTCGGCGACGTCCAGCGGGTGATCGACGGCGACCTGGACGCGCTGATCGAAGCGTCGCTGAGAGGAGTGAAAAGGGATGATCGATAA
- the secA gene encoding preprotein translocase subunit SecA, whose product MFGWLSKLIGAADERKIDSYKPLVQKINDLEPQFKQLSDEALRNKTAEFRAALASGKTLDDLLPEAFAAVREASCRTTGLRHFDVQLIGGIILHEGKIAEMKTGEGKTLVATLPVYLNALAGHGAHVVTVNDYLAKRDSEWMGPIYQALGLTVGVVQHWMEPPERRAAYAADITYGTNNEFGFDYLRDNMALSLQECVQRELHYAIVDEVDSILIDEARTPLIISGMVEGTVATFLKANELVKKLNRSTDFTIEEKTKNAVLTEHGIKKAEKMLNLDYLFDIAHIDLAHQINQSLRAWHCFEKNVDYVVKEGEIIIVDEFTGRLMIGRRYSEGLHQAIEAKEGVEVQEESQTLATITFQNYFRLFNKLAGMTGTAKTEEGEFWKIYKLEVLTVPSHKKMIRQDLADLVYKNTRAKFRAVVNEVADWYKKQRPVLVGTISIENSELLSEMLQRRGIPHHVLNAKQHEREAEIVAKAGQGGMVTISTNMAGRGTDIVLGAGVTDLGGLHIIGTERHESRRIDNQLRGRAGRQGDPGSTRFYVSLEDDLMRMFGSQRVSGMMDRLGVDEDTPIEHGLISRAIENAQKKVEEYHFGIRKQVLEFDDVMNKQRETIYALRRRILEGKELKEKILEMMEQTVGDWAGAYLPEKVQPEEWDWAGLFQAVNDTIPIIGLEKLKETPKLEAVKAAILNILKQAYADREAALTPEAMRQVEKLVMLRVIDTAWIEQLHNMDVLQEGIGLRGYGGRDPLIEYKIEGYGMFQEMMTGVREQIIGMILKVELGEGEEEAAPKKKIVSYGAPAKGANPAPLKAAVTVGRNDPCPCGSGKKYKKCCLKS is encoded by the coding sequence CCGACGAAGCGCTGCGGAACAAGACCGCCGAGTTCCGGGCCGCGTTAGCGTCGGGTAAGACGCTCGATGACCTTCTCCCCGAAGCGTTCGCGGCGGTCCGCGAGGCTTCGTGCCGGACGACCGGCCTCCGCCATTTCGACGTCCAGCTGATCGGCGGCATTATTTTGCACGAAGGGAAGATCGCCGAGATGAAGACCGGCGAAGGTAAGACCCTGGTCGCCACGCTGCCGGTCTACCTCAACGCCCTGGCGGGCCACGGGGCGCACGTCGTCACCGTTAACGATTACCTGGCCAAGCGCGACAGCGAATGGATGGGGCCGATCTACCAGGCGCTCGGCCTGACGGTCGGCGTGGTCCAGCACTGGATGGAGCCGCCGGAGCGCCGCGCCGCCTACGCCGCCGACATCACTTACGGCACCAACAACGAGTTCGGGTTCGATTACCTGCGCGACAACATGGCCCTTTCGCTGCAGGAGTGCGTCCAGCGCGAGCTGCATTACGCGATCGTCGACGAGGTGGACAGCATCCTGATCGACGAGGCGCGGACCCCGCTGATCATTTCCGGCATGGTCGAGGGGACGGTCGCCACCTTCCTCAAGGCCAACGAACTGGTCAAGAAGCTGAACCGGAGCACCGACTTCACCATCGAGGAAAAGACCAAGAACGCGGTCTTGACCGAGCACGGCATCAAAAAAGCCGAAAAAATGCTGAACCTCGATTACCTGTTCGACATCGCCCATATCGACCTGGCGCACCAGATCAACCAGTCGCTCCGCGCCTGGCACTGTTTCGAAAAGAACGTCGATTACGTCGTCAAAGAGGGCGAGATCATCATCGTCGACGAGTTCACCGGCCGGCTGATGATCGGCCGCCGCTATTCCGAAGGGTTGCACCAGGCGATCGAGGCCAAGGAAGGGGTGGAGGTCCAGGAAGAGTCGCAAACTCTGGCGACGATCACCTTCCAGAACTATTTCCGGTTATTTAATAAACTGGCCGGGATGACTGGGACCGCCAAGACCGAGGAAGGGGAATTCTGGAAGATCTACAAGCTGGAAGTGCTGACCGTTCCCTCCCATAAAAAGATGATCCGGCAGGACCTGGCCGACCTGGTCTACAAAAACACGCGGGCCAAGTTCCGGGCGGTCGTCAACGAGGTTGCCGACTGGTATAAAAAACAGCGGCCGGTCCTGGTCGGCACTATCTCGATCGAGAACTCCGAGCTCCTCTCCGAAATGCTGCAGCGCCGCGGCATCCCGCACCACGTCCTTAACGCCAAGCAGCACGAACGCGAGGCGGAGATCGTCGCCAAGGCCGGTCAGGGCGGCATGGTGACGATCTCGACCAACATGGCCGGCCGCGGCACCGACATCGTCCTCGGCGCCGGCGTGACCGACCTGGGCGGCCTGCACATTATCGGCACCGAGCGGCACGAAAGCCGGCGGATCGACAACCAGCTGCGCGGCCGCGCCGGCCGGCAGGGCGATCCCGGCTCGACCCGTTTCTACGTTTCGCTCGAGGACGACCTGATGCGGATGTTCGGCTCGCAGCGCGTCTCCGGGATGATGGACCGCCTCGGCGTGGACGAAGACACGCCGATCGAGCACGGCCTGATCTCCCGGGCGATCGAGAACGCCCAGAAGAAGGTCGAGGAATATCATTTCGGCATCCGCAAACAGGTGCTGGAGTTCGACGACGTCATGAACAAGCAGCGCGAGACGATCTACGCGCTCCGCCGCCGGATCCTGGAAGGGAAAGAGCTGAAAGAGAAGATCCTGGAAATGATGGAGCAGACGGTCGGCGATTGGGCCGGCGCCTACCTGCCGGAAAAGGTCCAGCCGGAGGAGTGGGATTGGGCAGGGTTGTTCCAGGCGGTCAACGACACGATCCCGATCATCGGTTTGGAGAAACTGAAAGAGACGCCCAAGCTGGAAGCGGTCAAAGCGGCGATCTTAAATATCTTGAAACAGGCCTATGCCGACCGGGAAGCGGCGCTGACCCCCGAAGCGATGCGCCAGGTCGAGAAACTGGTGATGCTGCGGGTGATCGACACCGCCTGGATCGAACAGCTGCACAACATGGATGTCTTGCAAGAAGGGATCGGTTTGCGGGGTTACGGGGGACGGGACCCGCTGATCGAATATAAGATCGAAGGGTACGGGATGTTCCAGGAGATGATGACCGGCGTCCGCGAACAGATCATCGGGATGATCCTCAAGGTGGAGCTGGGCGAAGGAGAAGAAGAAGCGGCGCCGAAGAAGAAGATCGTCAGCTACGGCGCGCCGGCCAAAGGGGCGAATCCTGCCCCGCTCAAAGCGGCGGTCACCGTCGGCCGCAACGATCCTTGCCCGTGCGGTTCCGGTAAAAAATACAAGAAATGCTGCCTGAAGAGCTAA